DNA sequence from the Amycolatopsis sp. Hca4 genome:
GCCGGCTGGCGCAAGCGGCTGTTCATCGCCACCTCCTACATCACCGCGGACGCGGCGGAGTACTTCGGCCTGCCCCGGGACCGCACGGTGATCATGGGGTCCCGCGTCGACGTCTGAGCGGTCACCGGACCGCCGCCGCGGCCACCGGGCGGACCGCGACATCGCGGTAAACGCCCGCGAAGGCGTCCACTGTGGATTCGAGGTCGTGCGCGGCGATCAGGTCGAGGCTGGCCCGTCCCATCGCCGCCCGGGCCGGCTCGTCGGCCAGCACGGCGGTGAGCTGCGCGGCGAGCGCCGCGGGGTCGCCGGGCGGGTAGAGGCGGCCGTTGCGCCCGGGCCGGACCAGGTGCGGCAGCGCCATCGCGTCCGCGGCGACGACCGGCTTGCCCGCGGCCATCGCCTCCATGGTCACCAGGCTCTGCAGCTCGGCGGTGCCCGGCATGCAGAACACGGCGCACCGCCGGTAGGCCCGCACCAGCTCCGCGTCCGGGACGAACCCGTGGAAGGCGACCCGGTCGGCGATCCCCAGCCGGTCGGCCAGCGCCTCCAGGCGGGCGCGTTCGCTGCCGTCGCCGACGAGCTCGACCCGCACGTGCGGCGGCAGCAGGACGGCGGCTTCGAGCAGCTCGTGCACGTTCTTCTCGGCGTCCAGCCGTCCCACGAACAGCACCGCGGGCGGGCCGGCGGGCGGCTCGGGCGGGCCGGCGTAGTGCGCGCGGTCGACCCCGCAGGAGATGGCCAGCACGGGCCGGTGCAGGCCGTGGCGTTCCAGCAGCCCGGCCGCGCGGGGCGTCGGCGTGGTGCAGACCGTCGCGCGGTCGAAGACCCGCACGAGGTCGCGCCACGCCAGCCGGGCCAGCGGGCGGTGGGTCCAGCGCGGCAGCGGGCCGTAGCCGAGCAGGTTCTCCGGCATGAAGTGGTTGGTGGCGACCACCGGGACGCCGGCCGCGGTGGCGGCGCGGACCGCGCTGCGGCCGACCAGGAAGTGCGCCTGGGTGTGCACGACGTCGGGGTCGATCGCGGCGAGCAGCGCAGGCACGGCTCTGGCCGTGCGCCACGGCGGGCAGATCCGGAACGTCGGGTGGAACGGCGTGCGCGTCGAACCGATCCGGTGGACGGTCACCCCGGCCGCCGTTTCGGTGACCGGCTCCGCGGTCGGCGACGGGCAGACGACGTGCACCTCGTGCCCGCGCCCGGCCAGCCCGGCCGCCAGCCGGGCGGCGAAGTTCGCCGCGCCGTTGACGTCCGGCGGGTAGGTGTCCGCGGTGATGGCGATCCGCAGCGGTCCCGCCCGCCGCGGCCGCCGGACGGGCGCGGCGGGGGCCGGCAGCGTCCGGGCGAGCAGCACGAGCCCGGCCACCGCGACCAGCCCCGGCACGGCCAGGCCGGCCAGCTGCCCCGGAGTCAGTTCCCCGTAGGCGAAGACGCCGATGAGGACCGCGCTGAGCGGGTCGCCGATGGTGGTCGCGCCGGCCACCACCGGCGCGGGCCCGCCGGCGTAGGCCTGGTGCAGCAGCCACGCCCCGGCGAGCGTCGCCGCCACGGCTTCGGCGACCGCGAAGACGGTCATGCCACTCAGCGGCGCGACGGCCGCGGCGCGGACGAGCGCCGAGGTGAACCCGAAGAGCACGGCCGCGCCGAGCGCGCACAGCAGCGCCCGGGCGCGGCCGAGGGTGGCCCGGCTCGCCGCGGCCAGCCCGGCTGCGGCGAGCAGAGCCCACTGCGCGGTGCCGAGGCCGGGAGCGGGCAGGGCGGCGGTCGTGGCCGTGGCGGCGAGCGCGACGAACCCCGCCGGCCCGGCGACGCTCATGGCCAGTGCGGCGAAGACGCGCCGGGTGATCGGGGTGCGGGCGAGCAGGGCGGTGAGCACCAGGGTGAGCACGCCGACCGGCTGCACCACCGCGAGAGGGGCCATGGTGAGCGCGAGGACGTGCAGCCCGGCGCCCAGGCCGGCGAGCCCGATCCCGGCGTACCAGCCGGGGGTGCGCAGGACCGCCCGGATCCCGGCCGGGACGGCGGTCGCGTGGCGGACGGCGTTGTGCTGCAGGTGGACGGTGCCGGCGAAGCAGCAGGCACCGGCGGCGGCGAGGCCGATGGCGGGGATCAGCATGGTTTCCTTCCGGAGCGCAGGATGGCGACGGCCGGCTCGCCCAGGAGGACGAGGTAGCCGGCGAAGACGAGCCGTTCGGTGAGGCCCTGGAACAGCGGGCCGTCGAAGGCGCGGGACGGTGCCAGCAGCACCGGCAGCTGGCTGAGCAGGAAGACCACGAGTGCGGCCCACGCCCAATCGGTGTGCCGCCGCAGCCGGGCGGCGAGGCCGCGGTGCGCCGGGTGGGCCGCGGCGCCGCGGGCCAGCAGCCCGGCCGCGGCCGGCAGGCTGACGAACAGCACCAGGCCCGCGTAGCGGTGGACTTCGGCGGAGAACGTCATCGGGGTGCCGGTGGGGGAGGTGGGGAAGATCGCGCAGAGCGTGAGCCCGCCACCCCAGCAGGCCGCGAGCGCGACGACCGGCGGCGTCACCGGCAGCCCGGCGCGGGCCAGCCCGGTCAGCAGGAAGCCGGTGCCGGCGGCCAGGGCCAGCACGCAGACGGCGAACCCGCCGGCTTCGGACAACGCGTAGTCGCTGATCACCTGCCGCACCGGATCGACCTCGGCGGCCCGGCTGAAGTGCAGGACGACCACGGTGACGACGGAAATCCCGAAGCACCCGAGAGCGGCGACGGCCCACGGCCCGGCGGGGCGGTGGCCGACGGGTGCGGGCCGGATCGTTTCGACGGAGGACACGACTCCGAAGATCGGGTTCGCGGATGAAAGGAGGTTAAGAACCACCGCCGAGCCGGTTAAGAAACCCGGTGCGCCGGGAGTCGCGCGCGTGGTTCGGCGCCGCCGAGGACGGCCGCGGAGGTGCTTATCGGTGTCGAAGGCTTCGGGCCGGTCGTGCCCGCGGTCAGGCGTCGGCGCGCGGGGATGCCCGTGTCGGCAACGGGCCGGTCAGGAAGCATGGTCGGCCGGCAGCCGCACCCGGAGCTCCGCGCCGCCGCCGGAGGCCGTGCCCACCACCACGCTGCCCGCGTGCGTGCGCACGATCTGCGCCACGATCGCCAGCCCGAGCCCCGAGCCGGGCATCGACCGGGCGGCGGTGGCCCGGTAGAAGCGCTCGAAGACCTTCGGCCGGTCCTGCTCGCTGATGCCCGGTCCTTCGTCGGTGACCGTCAGTTCGGCCTGTCCGTCCGTTGTGGACAGCCGGACCCGGACGGTGCCACCGGGCGGGCTCCACTTCGCCGCGTTGTCCAGCAGGTTCAGCACGACCCGGGACAGCCCGCCCGGCTGGCCGGTCAGGCTCGCGGGCGTGGCCGAGACGGCGAACACGACCTGCGGCCAGCGCGCGCGGGCTCGGATGACCGCGCCGTGGACGACGTCGGCCAGGTCCAGCGGGCCGAACGGCTCGGGGTCGGTGTTCTCCGCGGCCAGCTCGACCAGCTCGGTGGTGAGGGTGGTCAGCTCTTCGGCCTGGATGCCGAGGTCGCGCAGCAGCCGGGCGCGGTCGTCCGGGGCGAGCACCTTGCCCGATCCCTGTTGCGCGTCGGCGTAGCGGAGCAGTTCGACGTTGGTGCGCAGGCTGGTCAGCGGCGTCCGCAGCTCGTGCCCGGCGTCCTGGACGAGCTGCTGCTGGGCGGCTTTCGACGCGGCGAGCGCGGTCAGCAGGTGGTTGACCGCGGTGGCGAGCCGGGCGATCTCGTCGCGGCCGGTCACCGGGATCGAGCTGTCCAGGTCCTGGGTCTCGGCCACCGTCTCGACGGCCCCGGTGAGCCGGTGGACCGGGCGCAGGCCGGTCCGGGCGACACCCCAGCCGACCACGCCGGCGAGCGCGGCGCCGGCGAGCCCGATCCAGGTGAGCAGCACGCGGAGGTCGTCGAGGGTCCCTTCGATGCCGATCACCCGGCTGCCGACCTGGATCGCGCCGCCGTCCCGGGGCGCGGTGTGCACGCGGTAGACCGTCTCGTCGTCCGGCCCGGCGTCGTCGAGGTCCTCGCCGGTCCCGCTCTCCGCGACCGCGGCGGCGGACGAGCCGACCGGTCCCAGCCACGCGGCGCCCGCGGTGGCGGCCACGACGTCCCCGCGGTTGTCGAGGAACCGGACGACGACGGGCGGCGGCGGGCCGACCTGGACGAGCAGCTGCGCGGCATCGTCCGGGACGTCGCCGTCCGACCAGTTGTCCGGTAGTTCGTCGACGCTGTGCAGGAGCCGCAGGGCGTCCTCGGGGGTCGCCGCCCGCGCGGCCTCGGCCGTCTGGGCGCGCACCTGGCGGTCCAGGTGGTCGTACATCCGGCCGTGCATCAGCCACCACCCGGCGAGCGACACGACGACGACGGCGAGCGCGACGCCGAGCGCGGAGAGGACCGCGACCCGGGCGCGGAGGGTGAGCTTGCGCCGTTCCCTCACAGGGGGTCCTCGCGCAGGACGTAGCCGACGCCGCGGACGGTGTGCAGCAGCCGGCCGCCGCCGTCGGCCTCGAGTTTCCGGCGCAGGTAGCCGAGGTAGACGTCGAGGCTGTTGGAGCTGCTGCCGAAGTCGAAGCCCCAGACGTGTTCGAACAGCACGGACCGGGTCAGCACCTGCCGAGGGTGGCGCAGGAACAGCTCGAGGATGGCGAACTCGGTCCGCGTCAGCCGCACCGGACGGCCGGCGCGCACGACTTCCCGCGTGGCGGGGTTGAGGGCGAGATCCCGGAACCGCAGATCGCCGGGAGGCTCTGGGACGGCTTCGTACCGCGCCCGGCGCAGCAGGGCCCGCACCCGCGCGAGCAGTTCCTGCAGCGAGAAGGGCTTGGCGAGGTAGTCATCGGCCCCGGCCTCGAGCCCGGCGACCCGCGCGGTGACGTCCCCGCGCGCGGTGAGCATCAGAACGGGCACGAGGTTCCCATCGGCCCGCAATCGTCGGCAGGTTTCCAGCCCGTCGAGCACGGGCATGGTGACGTCGAGGATGACACCGTCGGGCTCCCGAGCCCGGATGACATCGAGGGCGGCTTGGCCATCGTGGGCGACCGCGACGGCGTAGCCCTCGAACCGCAGGGTCCGCGAGAGCGAGTCGCACACGGCAGCTTCGTCATCGGCGATCACGATCAGCACCCTCCCGATTCTCCGAGGAGCCGGGCGGAAACGGCCAGGGCGGGTGCTAAGAAACGACTAAGAAGCCGGGCCGGCGGTGGCGGCGAGTTGCTCGGCGGGGGTCCGTGGCCGATCCTCGCGTGCCGTTCGCGGTTCGGCGGGCCGTGTTGGCGCGGGTGCCGGTGGCGGGCGCGTTTTCGGCGGGGTGCCGCCGGCGAGCGCGCCAGCCGGCGGTTCGGCGGGCTGTCTCCGAGCGGGCCCGGTGGCGGGCGCGTCCCCCGACGACGCACCCGCCACCCGTGGCGCAGGATCGGACCCTCCGGCCGGTTCCGGGTGGCCGGGCTTTCCCGGTGAAGGGCGCGACCCCCAACGACGCGCCCGCCACCGGGTTGCCCCGGCATTCCCCCTCTTCCGCCGTGGCCCTAGGGTTCCCGACGCCGTCCTCGTTTCGTCCTCGCGCCGGCCTTTTCCGCCTCACCTGCGCGTTTCGGAGCCCGGCGGCCTTGACCAGCGGGGGGTTGCGATGAGGTTCCGGATTCTCGGGACGCTGGAAGTGCAGGCGGACGGGAGCCGGATCACCCTGCCGAGCCCGCGGCAGCAGCGGGCCCTCGCCGTCCTGTTGCTCAACGCGAACGCCGTCGTCCCGGTGGAGCGGATGATCGACGCGCTCTGGGAGGACGAGCCGCCCGCGACCGCGGTGAAGCAGGTGCGCAACTGCGTTTCCGCGTTGCGGGGCCGGCTCGGGGAACTCGGCGAGGCCATCGTCACCGACGGGCCCGGGTACCGGCTGCAGGCCGGCGCCGGCGAGCTCGACGTCCTCCGCTTCCGGCGGCACGTCGCCGCCGCGCGGGCGCTCGCCGGCCAAGCCAAGCTCGTGGACGCCGTCGAAGAAATCCGGGCCGCGCTCCTGCTGTGGCGGGGTCCCGCGCTCGACGGGCTGCGGACCACCACGCTCGCCGGCCGGGCCGTACTGCTCGACGAACAGCGGGCCGAGGCCGTCGAACTCGGGGCCGAATGGCGGCTCCGGCTCGGCGAAACGGGGGAAGTCGTCCGCGAGCTCACCGAGTTCTGCGGCGAACACCCGACGCGCGAGCTGTCCCACCTGCTCCTGATGCGCGCCCTCGCGAAGGAAGGCCGCTACGCCGAAGCCTCGACGCTGTTCCACGGCCTGCGCCGCCGGCTGGCCGACGAGCTCGGCGTCGACCCGAACCCCGACCTGCGGCGGCTGCACGAGCAGATCCTCGCCGAAGCCACGCCCAGCGCCGCGGACCCCGAGCCGGAAGCCCCGCCGCACCACCGGTTCGACCGGGCGGTCGGCGAACTCGCCGAAGCCGTCACGTGGCAGTGGCGCGCCGAAGCCGAACTGCGAGCGCTGCACCGGCCGCAGCCGATCCGGCTGCGCTGGTCGGCGGCCCCGCGCCGGGGGAAGCCGGCGCGGCGGGGCGATCTCGACAACATCGCCGGGACGTTCACCGCGCTGCCCGTGCCGCAGCTGGTGGTGCTCGGCGATCCCGGCTCCGGCAAGTCCGTGCTCGCCCTGATGCTGACCCTGGAACTGCTCCGCACCCGCACGCCGGACGCCCCGGTCCCGGTGCTGCTGTCCCTGGCGTCGTGGGACCCGCGGCGGGAGCACCTCGACTCCTGGCTCGCGGCCCGCCTCGCCGACAACCACCCGGCGCTGCTCACCGCGCGCGAGTACGGGACCGACGCCCCGACCCGGCTCGTCCTCGGCGGCCACGTCGTGCCGGTCCTCGACGGCCTCGACGAGATGCCCGCCGACCTGCGCGTCGCCGCGCTCGACGCGCTGGACCAGACCATGGGGGCCGGGCGCTCGCTGGTGCTCACCTGCCGCTCCGCCGAATACGAGCAGGTGACGCGGGAGTCCGGCACCGTGCTCGCGGCGGCCACCGTGGTGCGGCTGGAACCCGTCGCCCGCCAGGAGGCGATCACCTACCTGGCCGCGCGGCACGGCGAGGACCGCTGGCTGCCCGTCGCCGACCGGCTGCGCCGCGAGCCGGACGCGGCGCTGGCCCGGGTGCTGCGGACGCCGCTCATGGTCGACCTGGCCCGGATCGGCTACGGCCGTCCGCCCGCCGATCCCGCGGACCTGCTCGCCACCGGGGACGCCGCCGCGCTGGAAGGGCAGCTGCTCGACTCGTTCGTCCCCACCGCCTACGCGCAGGTGCCGCAGCCGCCGGGGCGCAACCCGAAGACCAGCCCGTCCGGGCGCTACACCGCGGAGCAGGCGACCCGCTGGCTGGGTTTCCTGGCCCGGCACCTCGAGCGGACGCGCAGCCGCGACCTGGCCTGGTGGCAGCTGTACCGGGCAGTGCCCGCGGGCACCCGGTCGGGCCTGGTCGGCGTGCTGGTCGCGCTGTTCTTCGTCGTCACCGGCTGGGTCGACGACGGACCGGTGCTGGCGGCGATCTACGGCCTGTCCTTCGGCGGCGCCGCCTACGTGACGCACCGGTTCGGCCGTCCGCCGGAACCGCTGCGCACCGAACTGCGCTTCGCCGGCGCGGCCCGGAAGTTCGCCGGCCGCTTCGCGATCGGGGCCGCCGTCGGCGTCCTGCTCGGCCTGGGCTGGTCGCTGGCCGCGGGCCTGGTCGTCCTGCTGGCGGTGGTGTTCGGCCTGGTGTTCGCGGTGCACGTGTGGCTGGCGAAACCGGTCGACGCCAGCCGCGTGGCGAGCCCGCGGACGATCCTGCGCAACGAGCGGACCGGCGCGATCGCGTTGGCGCTGTCGTTCCTGGTGTCACTCGGGCTGTTCGACGGGATGGCGTTCGCGTTCACCGCGAACACGCGGTTCTTGCCGGTGTTCGGCGGTCGCTACGACCTCGCGCTGGCCATCGCGGGCGGCCTGGCGGGAGCGCTGTTCGGGTTCTCCATGGCCCGCGGGGTGGCGGCGGTGAGCTACGGCGTGGCGGGGGCGGTGGCGGGCGGCCAGGTGTTCCCGCCGGCGACGAACCCGGTGGCGCCGTTCGTGGTGGGCGTGTGCTTCGGGATCGGCATCGCGCTGGCGGTCCTGGTGACGCGGGCGTGGGGCAACTACTTCGTCCACCACCTGTGGCTGGCGGCGACCGGCCGCCTGCCGTGGCGGCTGGTGCACTTCCTCGACGACGCCCACCGGCGCGGGGTGCTGCGGCAGGCCGGGGGCGTCTACCAGTTCCGGCACGCGCGGGTGCAGGAGCGGCTCGCCGAAGTCACCGGCGGCCGGCTCGAGGGCTGACCCCGCCCGGCGGGGCGGCCCTACCCGGTCTCGGTGCCGACCTCCGAGACGTGGGCACTGACGATCCGCCAGCCGGCGGGCATCCGCACCCACGTCTGGCTCTGCCGGCCCACGACCGGACGGCCGGGGTAGCGGAACAGGGTGGTCACCACGGCGGTGCCGGTGCCGAAGGTGGTGATCTCGGTGCCGTAGGTGACCCGGCCGCCGAGGGGTCCCTGGGTGGCGCGCCAAGCGCGCAGCTCGTCGATGCCCCGCTGGTGGTCGGCGACGCCGAAGCGGACGGTCGCCGGGCTGGCCCAGAACGACTCGTTCAGCACGGCGTGGTCGCCGGCCACCAGCGCGGCTTCGTAGCGGGCGAAGGCCGCCGCCACTTCGGCGCGCACGGCCGGATCGTCGACGACGGGGCCGGTGGCCCCGAGTTCGGCGAACCCGTTGGTGGTGCTCATGAAGCGGAGGCCGCGGGCTTCGCGTCGATCAGGTCCGTGCCGGGCGGCGGCAGCTCGGCGTCGGCCGCCGGGTCGCGGTGGAACACCGCGAACACCGCACAGACCACGGCGAAGAACAGGTAGCCCAGCGCGACCTGGCCGCCGCCGGCGTTCCAGCCGACCTGCTCGGCGTGGATCAGCCCGACGAACGACAGCACCGCACCGGCCGCCGCGTAGCCGGCGGCCCACCAGAACTGCTTGTCGATGAGGAACGCGGTGATCGCGCCGAGGACCAGCCCGGCCAGGATGGCGCCGTCGCCGAGCAGGTGCAGGCCCTGGTAGACCACGCCCGCGCTCTCCAGCGCGGGTTCCCCGACCTTCGCCGCGCTGGTGCCCGCCGCCGACAGCACGTTGTCCATCTGGCCGGTCGCCCAGGACGCGACGTTGGGGATGATGGCCATGACCACCGCCACCGCGTGCGGCCGCGGGACGACCCGGAACGCCTGCGCGCCGATCAGCAGGCCGATGTACAGCAGGATCGGCACGATCGCCGGCACCGGCAGCAGCGCGCTGAGCAGCCCGAACAGGCCGCCGAAGCACATGAGCGCGATGACGACGCCGGTCAGCATCGAGTACGCCGTGCGGCCGCCGACCTCCTTCCACCCCGGGTGTCCGATGTAGACGGCGGGCGGGAACGGCGAGCCGAGCGCCGAACCGACGATCGCGCCGATGCCGTCGGCCAGCAGCACACTGCGCAGGTTGAAGCTGTCGCCCGCGGCCGCGGCGCTCTCCACGTTGGTCATGCCCTCGGTGAAGTTGTAGATGCCCAACGGGATGGCGGTGGCCAGCAACGGGCCGATCTCGGCCAGTCCGTGCCCCAGCAGGTCGAACTGGAACGACGGCAGGCCGGTGACGATGTCGCGAGCGGCCGCGGACACGTCCGCGGGGTGCATGTAGCCGCCGATCCAGCCGACGGCGGTGCCCACCACCAGCGCGGCCAGGCCGATCGGGATGCCGAACGGCAGCTTCACCCCGGCGAAGAAACCGATGAGCAGCAACGCGAACACCGGCAGCGCGATCCACGCGGCCGCCCACATCTGGCCGGCCGGGCGCATCGAGATGAAGGCGATGGAGATGCCGGCGAGCGTGCCGAGCATCGCCGCCTGCGGCGTGAACCGCCGGATGTAGGGGCCGACGAACGCGCCGGCCAGCACGATCAGCCCGATGATGAACGACCACGCGAGACCCGCCTGCCACGCCTTGATCGGATCGTTGGTGCGCAGGTACACCGGCAGCATGATCACGAACGTCACGATGAACATGTGCGGCACGCTGGGCCCGTAGGGCATGGCGGTGACGTCGGTGCGGTTCTCCTTGCGGGCCAGGCGCCTGCCGAGCCAGGTGTAGTAGACGTTGCCGATCAGCAGCTGGATGCCCAGTGCCGGCAGGATCACCCCGTACACGTCGCCCGAAGAGATCTTCGCGACGCCCAGGCAGAGGCCGGAGAGCACCAGGACGTTCACCAGGACGTTGAAGCCGAGCCCGAAGAACGCGTTGAGGTCACCGCTGACCCACAAGGGCAGTTCGCCATCGGAGCCGGAGCGGCTGCGGGTGCGCGTGAAGAGGGACATGACCGGGACCTTTCCGCGGGAGTCAACGGGCCGGGATGGCGAGAACGGAAAGCGCGGCGAGGTAGGCGGCCGAGGGGGCGACCCAGCCGAAGATGCCGCCCTGCGCGGAGATCATGGCCAGACCGGCGTCCTGGAACTCGGGGAAGTACGAGCCGACGCAGTCCGACAGCACCAGGCATTCGTAGCCGCGGTCGTTGGCCTCGCGGACGGTGGTGTGCACGCAGACCTCGGTCGTCACGCCGGTCACCACCAGGGAGGTGATGCCGGCCGCGGACAGCATCGCGCCGAGTTCGGTCCGGTAGAACGCGCCCTTGCCCGGCTTGTCGATCACCGGTTCGCCGTCGGCGGGCGCGAGTTCGTCGATGATGCCGTGCCCGTGTTCACCCCGGATGAGGATCCGGCCTCCCGGGCCGAGATCGCCGATGCGCATCGACGGGCGGCCGCGCCGGAGTTTGGCGGGCGGGCAGTCGGACAGGTCCGGCAGGTGGCCCTCGCGGGTGTGGATCACCATGACGCCGGCGGCCCGCGTCGCGGCGAGGGTTCGCCGGAGCGGAGGGATGACACCGCGCAGCAGGCTCACGTCGTTGCCGAGGGTTTCGCCGAACCCGCCCGGTTCGATGAAGTCCCGCTGCATGTCGATCACCAGGAGCGCGGTCGTGGCCGGCTCGAACCGGAACGCCGTGGGATCGGCGTCGACCTCGAGTGGAGTGGTCATCGGCTGTGGGGCCCTTCCTCTTCGGTCAGTCGTCGGTGGTGGTCGCCCCGATCACGGCGTCGGACGTGGCCACGGCGCCGAACACGCCGCCCTGCATGGTCACCATCTTCAGCGCGGCCGCGTGGTTGCCCGGGTCGGTCGCGCCGGTGCAGTCGGACAG
Encoded proteins:
- a CDS encoding glycosyltransferase; this translates as MLIPAIGLAAAGACCFAGTVHLQHNAVRHATAVPAGIRAVLRTPGWYAGIGLAGLGAGLHVLALTMAPLAVVQPVGVLTLVLTALLARTPITRRVFAALAMSVAGPAGFVALAATATTAALPAPGLGTAQWALLAAAGLAAASRATLGRARALLCALGAAVLFGFTSALVRAAAVAPLSGMTVFAVAEAVAATLAGAWLLHQAYAGGPAPVVAGATTIGDPLSAVLIGVFAYGELTPGQLAGLAVPGLVAVAGLVLLARTLPAPAAPVRRPRRAGPLRIAITADTYPPDVNGAANFAARLAAGLAGRGHEVHVVCPSPTAEPVTETAAGVTVHRIGSTRTPFHPTFRICPPWRTARAVPALLAAIDPDVVHTQAHFLVGRSAVRAATAAGVPVVATNHFMPENLLGYGPLPRWTHRPLARLAWRDLVRVFDRATVCTTPTPRAAGLLERHGLHRPVLAISCGVDRAHYAGPPEPPAGPPAVLFVGRLDAEKNVHELLEAAVLLPPHVRVELVGDGSERARLEALADRLGIADRVAFHGFVPDAELVRAYRRCAVFCMPGTAELQSLVTMEAMAAGKPVVAADAMALPHLVRPGRNGRLYPPGDPAALAAQLTAVLADEPARAAMGRASLDLIAAHDLESTVDAFAGVYRDVAVRPVAAAAVR
- a CDS encoding DUF998 domain-containing protein, giving the protein MSSVETIRPAPVGHRPAGPWAVAALGCFGISVVTVVVLHFSRAAEVDPVRQVISDYALSEAGGFAVCVLALAAGTGFLLTGLARAGLPVTPPVVALAACWGGGLTLCAIFPTSPTGTPMTFSAEVHRYAGLVLFVSLPAAAGLLARGAAAHPAHRGLAARLRRHTDWAWAALVVFLLSQLPVLLAPSRAFDGPLFQGLTERLVFAGYLVLLGEPAVAILRSGRKPC
- a CDS encoding cell wall metabolism sensor histidine kinase WalK, whose amino-acid sequence is MRERRKLTLRARVAVLSALGVALAVVVVSLAGWWLMHGRMYDHLDRQVRAQTAEAARAATPEDALRLLHSVDELPDNWSDGDVPDDAAQLLVQVGPPPPVVVRFLDNRGDVVAATAGAAWLGPVGSSAAAVAESGTGEDLDDAGPDDETVYRVHTAPRDGGAIQVGSRVIGIEGTLDDLRVLLTWIGLAGAALAGVVGWGVARTGLRPVHRLTGAVETVAETQDLDSSIPVTGRDEIARLATAVNHLLTALAASKAAQQQLVQDAGHELRTPLTSLRTNVELLRYADAQQGSGKVLAPDDRARLLRDLGIQAEELTTLTTELVELAAENTDPEPFGPLDLADVVHGAVIRARARWPQVVFAVSATPASLTGQPGGLSRVVLNLLDNAAKWSPPGGTVRVRLSTTDGQAELTVTDEGPGISEQDRPKVFERFYRATAARSMPGSGLGLAIVAQIVRTHAGSVVVGTASGGGAELRVRLPADHAS
- a CDS encoding response regulator transcription factor; the protein is MLIVIADDEAAVCDSLSRTLRFEGYAVAVAHDGQAALDVIRAREPDGVILDVTMPVLDGLETCRRLRADGNLVPVLMLTARGDVTARVAGLEAGADDYLAKPFSLQELLARVRALLRRARYEAVPEPPGDLRFRDLALNPATREVVRAGRPVRLTRTEFAILELFLRHPRQVLTRSVLFEHVWGFDFGSSSNSLDVYLGYLRRKLEADGGGRLLHTVRGVGYVLREDPL
- a CDS encoding BTAD domain-containing putative transcriptional regulator, translated to MRFRILGTLEVQADGSRITLPSPRQQRALAVLLLNANAVVPVERMIDALWEDEPPATAVKQVRNCVSALRGRLGELGEAIVTDGPGYRLQAGAGELDVLRFRRHVAAARALAGQAKLVDAVEEIRAALLLWRGPALDGLRTTTLAGRAVLLDEQRAEAVELGAEWRLRLGETGEVVRELTEFCGEHPTRELSHLLLMRALAKEGRYAEASTLFHGLRRRLADELGVDPNPDLRRLHEQILAEATPSAADPEPEAPPHHRFDRAVGELAEAVTWQWRAEAELRALHRPQPIRLRWSAAPRRGKPARRGDLDNIAGTFTALPVPQLVVLGDPGSGKSVLALMLTLELLRTRTPDAPVPVLLSLASWDPRREHLDSWLAARLADNHPALLTAREYGTDAPTRLVLGGHVVPVLDGLDEMPADLRVAALDALDQTMGAGRSLVLTCRSAEYEQVTRESGTVLAAATVVRLEPVARQEAITYLAARHGEDRWLPVADRLRREPDAALARVLRTPLMVDLARIGYGRPPADPADLLATGDAAALEGQLLDSFVPTAYAQVPQPPGRNPKTSPSGRYTAEQATRWLGFLARHLERTRSRDLAWWQLYRAVPAGTRSGLVGVLVALFFVVTGWVDDGPVLAAIYGLSFGGAAYVTHRFGRPPEPLRTELRFAGAARKFAGRFAIGAAVGVLLGLGWSLAAGLVVLLAVVFGLVFAVHVWLAKPVDASRVASPRTILRNERTGAIALALSFLVSLGLFDGMAFAFTANTRFLPVFGGRYDLALAIAGGLAGALFGFSMARGVAAVSYGVAGAVAGGQVFPPATNPVAPFVVGVCFGIGIALAVLVTRAWGNYFVHHLWLAATGRLPWRLVHFLDDAHRRGVLRQAGGVYQFRHARVQERLAEVTGGRLEG
- the hpxZ gene encoding oxalurate catabolism protein HpxZ, with amino-acid sequence MSTTNGFAELGATGPVVDDPAVRAEVAAAFARYEAALVAGDHAVLNESFWASPATVRFGVADHQRGIDELRAWRATQGPLGGRVTYGTEITTFGTGTAVVTTLFRYPGRPVVGRQSQTWVRMPAGWRIVSAHVSEVGTETG
- a CDS encoding regulator, encoding MSLFTRTRSRSGSDGELPLWVSGDLNAFFGLGFNVLVNVLVLSGLCLGVAKISSGDVYGVILPALGIQLLIGNVYYTWLGRRLARKENRTDVTAMPYGPSVPHMFIVTFVIMLPVYLRTNDPIKAWQAGLAWSFIIGLIVLAGAFVGPYIRRFTPQAAMLGTLAGISIAFISMRPAGQMWAAAWIALPVFALLLIGFFAGVKLPFGIPIGLAALVVGTAVGWIGGYMHPADVSAAARDIVTGLPSFQFDLLGHGLAEIGPLLATAIPLGIYNFTEGMTNVESAAAAGDSFNLRSVLLADGIGAIVGSALGSPFPPAVYIGHPGWKEVGGRTAYSMLTGVVIALMCFGGLFGLLSALLPVPAIVPILLYIGLLIGAQAFRVVPRPHAVAVVMAIIPNVASWATGQMDNVLSAAGTSAAKVGEPALESAGVVYQGLHLLGDGAILAGLVLGAITAFLIDKQFWWAAGYAAAGAVLSFVGLIHAEQVGWNAGGGQVALGYLFFAVVCAVFAVFHRDPAADAELPPPGTDLIDAKPAASAS
- a CDS encoding cysteine hydrolase family protein, yielding MTTPLEVDADPTAFRFEPATTALLVIDMQRDFIEPGGFGETLGNDVSLLRGVIPPLRRTLAATRAAGVMVIHTREGHLPDLSDCPPAKLRRGRPSMRIGDLGPGGRILIRGEHGHGIIDELAPADGEPVIDKPGKGAFYRTELGAMLSAAGITSLVVTGVTTEVCVHTTVREANDRGYECLVLSDCVGSYFPEFQDAGLAMISAQGGIFGWVAPSAAYLAALSVLAIPAR